One window of Methylococcus sp. EFPC2 genomic DNA carries:
- a CDS encoding sorbosone dehydrogenase family protein: protein MYPTRALLLAALAIAATACGESAKLPFAAGVGTHPQLPPPNTSLIPTINIARAVGWPAAGKPVTANGLTVNAFAGGLDHPRWLYVLPNGDVLVAETNAPARPEDGKGIKGWVMKWVLNKVGAGVPSANRITLLRDADGDGMAETRTVFVEGLNSPFGMALLGNDFYVANTDALVRFRYTQGETRIAGPGTKVLDLPAGPINHHWTKNLLASPDGTRLYVTVGSNSNVAENGMEQEVGRAAIWEVDPERGSHRIYATGLRNPNGLAWEPHSGALWTVVNERDELGSDLVPDYLTSVVDGGFYGWPYSYFGQHRDERVQPHRHDLIATARVPDYALGSHTAPLGLVFSDAAVWTAPFDSGVFIGQHGSWNRNPPSGYRVVFVPFRGGKPHGEPIDVLTGFLSSDGEAYGRPAGVALDQRSALLIADDVGNTVWHVTASTAPAGAGLHRQRRRQAENLTQTMGKSSHEHDHHR, encoded by the coding sequence ATGTACCCAACACGTGCGTTGCTGCTCGCAGCGTTGGCGATAGCCGCTACTGCCTGCGGCGAGTCGGCTAAATTGCCGTTCGCAGCCGGCGTCGGCACTCATCCCCAATTGCCGCCGCCCAACACCAGCCTGATTCCCACGATTAACATCGCGCGGGCTGTGGGCTGGCCTGCGGCTGGGAAACCGGTGACGGCGAATGGGCTGACCGTAAATGCCTTTGCCGGCGGACTGGACCACCCTCGCTGGCTTTATGTGCTGCCGAACGGCGACGTATTGGTGGCCGAAACCAACGCTCCGGCCAGGCCCGAAGATGGGAAGGGCATCAAGGGCTGGGTCATGAAATGGGTCCTGAACAAGGTCGGCGCGGGCGTACCCAGCGCGAATCGCATCACGCTGTTGCGCGATGCCGATGGCGACGGTATGGCGGAAACCCGGACGGTGTTCGTCGAAGGGCTCAACTCGCCTTTCGGCATGGCGCTGCTGGGTAACGACTTCTACGTGGCCAACACCGATGCATTGGTGAGATTCCGCTACACGCAAGGCGAAACGCGGATCGCTGGGCCCGGAACCAAGGTGCTGGACCTGCCGGCGGGCCCGATCAATCACCACTGGACCAAGAATCTCCTCGCCAGTCCCGATGGGACCCGGCTCTATGTGACCGTGGGGTCGAACAGCAATGTCGCCGAGAACGGCATGGAACAAGAAGTCGGCCGCGCTGCCATCTGGGAGGTGGATCCCGAGCGCGGCAGCCATCGCATTTATGCGACGGGGCTGCGTAATCCCAACGGACTCGCCTGGGAACCGCATAGCGGAGCGCTTTGGACCGTGGTCAACGAGCGCGATGAACTCGGCAGCGATCTGGTGCCGGATTACCTGACTTCGGTAGTCGACGGCGGCTTCTACGGCTGGCCTTACAGCTACTTCGGCCAGCATCGGGACGAACGCGTGCAGCCTCACCGGCACGACCTGATTGCCACGGCACGCGTGCCCGATTATGCGCTCGGATCGCACACCGCTCCGCTCGGCCTGGTTTTTTCCGATGCCGCCGTATGGACGGCGCCGTTCGACAGCGGGGTTTTCATCGGCCAGCACGGTTCCTGGAACCGCAATCCGCCGAGTGGCTACCGAGTCGTCTTCGTGCCTTTCCGGGGCGGCAAGCCGCACGGCGAGCCTATTGACGTGTTGACGGGCTTTCTGAGCAGCGATGGTGAAGCGTATGGGCGACCGGCGGGCGTCGCACTCGACCAGCGATCGGCCTTGCTGATCGCCGACGATGTCGGCAATACGGTCTGGCACGTGACGGCGTCGACCGCACCCGCTGGCGCCGGCTTGCACCGGCAACGTCGGCGTCAAGCAGAGAACCTCACTCAAACGATGGGGAAATCCAGCCATGAGCACGATCACCACCGATGA
- a CDS encoding four-helix bundle copper-binding protein yields MHQPALTEHAMQACIEACSHCHQICLHTAMNHCLKAGGKHVKAKHFRLLMNCAEICQLSANFQLGSSVFQHRLCAICAEVCEACATDCEEIGDMDECVQACRECAESCRQMAAVEH; encoded by the coding sequence ATGCATCAGCCAGCCCTCACCGAACACGCCATGCAAGCCTGTATAGAGGCTTGTAGCCATTGCCATCAAATCTGCCTGCATACCGCCATGAACCATTGCCTCAAGGCGGGCGGAAAACACGTTAAAGCAAAACACTTTCGTCTCCTCATGAACTGCGCCGAGATCTGCCAGCTATCGGCCAATTTCCAGCTCGGCAGCTCCGTTTTTCAGCATCGCCTTTGCGCGATCTGCGCCGAAGTCTGCGAGGCATGCGCAACGGACTGCGAAGAAATCGGCGATATGGATGAATGTGTCCAGGCCTGCCGGGAATGCGCCGAGAGTTGCCGGCAAATGGCGGCCGTTGAGCATTAA
- a CDS encoding BON domain-containing protein, with protein MKTRNGYKRIYPLEGCLSITCLSAILGLTACQQEGTAEKAGQEIDRAAKRVEKSIEAAKESLDKKADKTDAYIDDSVITLKVKTAISNEPLLGASRIEVTTVNGVVKLSGKVDSELNIGRASEIAWSQENVKSVHTDLVVDTRLQSEK; from the coding sequence ATGAAAACGAGGAATGGATACAAGCGAATATATCCGCTGGAGGGCTGTCTTTCGATTACCTGTTTGTCCGCAATTCTTGGTCTGACAGCTTGCCAACAAGAAGGAACGGCGGAAAAGGCTGGGCAAGAAATAGATCGTGCGGCCAAGCGAGTCGAGAAAAGTATTGAAGCCGCCAAGGAGTCATTGGACAAAAAGGCCGACAAAACCGACGCATATATCGACGACTCGGTTATTACCCTGAAGGTCAAAACGGCGATATCAAACGAACCCTTGCTCGGTGCATCGCGTATAGAGGTTACTACGGTCAACGGCGTGGTAAAGCTCAGTGGGAAAGTGGACTCCGAACTGAACATAGGTCGAGCGTCGGAAATCGCCTGGAGCCAAGAAAATGTCAAATCGGTGCACACCGACCTGGTTGTCGATACGCGCTTACAGAGCGAAAAATGA
- a CDS encoding DUF1207 domain-containing protein, with protein MIDLRHITALAAALVCASLAHADIADDAYISGYAAGVLKHDLKLNMPSLTVRDGVITLPADSLPASDRDRAVRIISEIPGVKAVKISAATDGMTSTRRPGDVSASSNEQIILSTGLLPSGHLFKPLLADTRWAHFSAAYRNYQSSNFDGRDIGSVSFGETIPFYRSNFGQSTAQWEAGIQAGVFSDFNLNASSSDLINTDFIAAAYSSARAGQFSAFGRIYHQSSHLGDEFLLRRIHSKFERVNLSYEGADLKLSYELPFGVRIYGGGGGLFHREPSNLRVWSAQYGIEFRSPWRLDFASLRPVIATDIKNYDENNWSTDISARAGVEFDNDTLQVLGRKLQILAEYYNGYTPSGQFYKEKVEYIGLGAHYHF; from the coding sequence ATGATAGATTTACGACATATCACAGCCTTGGCGGCGGCCCTGGTGTGCGCATCGCTTGCCCATGCCGACATCGCAGACGACGCTTATATTTCCGGTTATGCCGCCGGGGTATTGAAGCACGACCTAAAACTCAATATGCCGTCTCTGACCGTACGGGATGGCGTTATTACCCTGCCGGCGGACAGTTTACCTGCAAGCGATCGAGACCGAGCGGTAAGGATAATCTCGGAAATCCCCGGCGTTAAGGCGGTGAAAATATCGGCGGCCACCGATGGCATGACGTCGACCCGGAGACCCGGTGACGTGTCGGCATCATCAAACGAACAGATTATCCTGTCGACGGGTTTATTACCATCCGGTCATTTATTCAAGCCGTTATTGGCGGATACGCGCTGGGCTCATTTCTCGGCGGCTTACCGCAACTACCAGAGCAGCAATTTCGACGGCAGGGACATAGGTTCCGTTAGCTTCGGTGAAACGATACCTTTCTACCGCAGCAACTTCGGACAATCCACCGCACAATGGGAAGCCGGCATCCAGGCCGGGGTATTTAGCGACTTCAACCTGAATGCCTCGTCTTCCGATTTAATCAATACCGATTTTATCGCGGCAGCCTATTCGAGCGCGCGCGCGGGCCAGTTTTCGGCTTTTGGGCGTATTTATCATCAGAGCTCGCATCTAGGCGACGAGTTTCTGCTGCGGCGGATACATTCCAAGTTCGAGCGAGTGAATCTGAGCTACGAAGGCGCGGACCTGAAGCTCTCTTACGAGCTTCCATTCGGGGTGCGCATCTACGGCGGCGGGGGCGGCTTGTTCCATAGGGAGCCATCGAACCTCCGGGTTTGGTCGGCGCAATACGGTATCGAGTTCCGCAGCCCTTGGCGCCTGGATTTTGCATCCTTGCGTCCGGTCATTGCCACCGATATCAAGAATTACGATGAAAACAACTGGAGTACCGACATATCGGCCAGGGCGGGGGTCGAGTTCGACAATGATACCTTGCAAGTATTGGGACGCAAGCTGCAGATTCTCGCCGAATACTACAATGGCTATACGCCAAGCGGTCAATTCTATAAAGAAAAAGTGGAATATATCGGCTTAGGCGCGCATTATCATTTCTGA
- a CDS encoding transglutaminase family protein has translation MRRLQIKHVTTYQYAETVTLLPHKLLLHPREGHDVRIESNDLAIYPAHDLRWQRDVYDNTVAVATFTEPGNRLCIDSRIVLQHYDDRPLDFWVADHAVRYPFLYDPAEYADLCAYILPIYSPAEPLVNTWLQAFWQPGQGVETYVLLDRINRAIARDFTYRQRDEPGVQTPATTLAKRAGSCRDFAALFCESCHYLGLAARFVSGYQCSPLYARGLGATHAWSEVYLPGAGWKGFDSTNGQLVGNEHIVLAVGRHPESVPPVSGSFLAATRQSPVMQVVVEVAEIPDGIASAAEVDDLPRVQPV, from the coding sequence ATGCGGCGCCTGCAAATAAAGCATGTCACCACTTACCAGTATGCGGAGACGGTAACTCTGCTCCCGCACAAATTGCTCCTGCATCCAAGGGAAGGACACGACGTCCGTATCGAATCCAACGACCTGGCGATTTATCCGGCGCACGATCTGCGATGGCAGCGGGACGTTTACGACAACACCGTGGCTGTCGCGACCTTTACCGAACCGGGCAATCGGCTCTGCATCGACAGCCGCATCGTCCTCCAGCATTATGACGATCGGCCTCTGGATTTTTGGGTGGCCGATCACGCCGTACGCTATCCCTTCCTCTACGATCCCGCCGAGTATGCCGATCTATGCGCGTATATTTTGCCGATCTATTCTCCGGCCGAACCGCTGGTGAATACGTGGCTGCAAGCGTTCTGGCAACCCGGTCAGGGGGTGGAAACCTATGTTCTGCTCGACCGGATCAACCGCGCCATAGCACGCGACTTCACCTATCGGCAACGTGACGAACCGGGCGTGCAAACGCCGGCAACCACCCTGGCCAAACGCGCAGGCTCCTGCCGCGACTTTGCGGCTTTGTTTTGCGAGTCCTGTCACTACCTGGGCTTGGCGGCGCGTTTTGTCAGCGGTTATCAGTGCTCACCCCTATACGCCCGCGGCCTGGGCGCTACCCATGCCTGGTCCGAGGTTTACCTGCCCGGTGCCGGTTGGAAAGGCTTCGACTCCACCAACGGCCAGCTTGTCGGGAACGAGCACATCGTTTTGGCCGTCGGCCGGCATCCGGAGTCGGTGCCCCCCGTGTCCGGTTCGTTCCTCGCCGCCACCCGTCAGTCGCCTGTGATGCAAGTAGTGGTAGAGGTCGCCGAAATCCCGGATGGAATAGCTTCAGCGGCTGAAGTCGACGATTTACCCCGCGTCCAACCCGTATAG
- a CDS encoding EAL domain-containing protein — protein sequence MVEKTFGTKYGEKPAPGLPLRRRAEDIARAKAALLTEIPESLSSELARQLLHELRVHQIELEMQNEELRRTQAELEASRARYFDLYDQAPVGYFTLNERGLILEANLTVADLLGMTRNTLINQPMSRCILPADQDIFYLHRKQLLACGEPQVVELRLIRQGAQPFWARLEANRAESPDGATVCRIAVSDITARKAIEDRLRQAAAMFDSAREGVMVTDAEERILIVNQAFSEITGYSAAEVLGQTPRLFKSGRHDAAFFATRWAEIDASGYWHGEVWNRRKNGEVYPQLLSITAVKDENGRLTHYVGVFSDISQLKDAAAKLDFLAHHDPLTGLPNRLLLFARLEHSLDAARRERKSLALLMLDLDRFKDVNDSFGHLAGDELLQKVAHRLTNRLRGIDTVTRLGGDEFAVLLDDLSHPQDAALVAAEIIDALAEPWRLSNSVEVRIGASVGISLFPEHGKTSEELMQQADAALYMAKAEGRGNFKYFSDDLTYAARRRIKLESLLRRAIANDELRVYYQPQIEIASGRIVGAEALVRWHHATEGLIPPSQFIPVAEETGLIAMIGGWVLREVCRQGLRWIEAGLPPLKLAVNLSSHQFRHGDISATVANVLSETGYPPACLELELTESALMEREAEVVEILLSLRALGVRLAIDDFGTGYSSLAYLKRFPLDVIKIDKTFIEDIPKQQDDREIAAAIVAMGHILRLKVLAEGVETAEQLDFLRTQGCDYYQGHYHSAAMSPEAFTTLARKECLGSADTGTPPPTDPSVK from the coding sequence ATGGTCGAAAAAACGTTCGGAACGAAATACGGTGAAAAACCTGCGCCCGGCTTGCCGTTGCGTCGCCGCGCCGAGGATATCGCCCGAGCAAAAGCCGCATTACTGACCGAAATCCCCGAATCGCTCTCGTCCGAGCTGGCGCGGCAACTGCTGCACGAACTGCGGGTGCATCAGATCGAACTGGAAATGCAGAACGAGGAGTTGCGCCGTACCCAGGCGGAATTGGAAGCCTCGCGGGCGCGTTATTTCGATTTGTACGATCAGGCGCCAGTGGGTTATTTCACCCTCAACGAGCGGGGCTTGATCCTGGAAGCCAATCTCACCGTCGCCGATTTATTGGGCATGACGCGTAACACCTTGATAAATCAGCCCATGTCGCGGTGCATTCTTCCCGCCGATCAAGACATTTTCTACCTGCACCGCAAGCAGTTGTTGGCGTGCGGCGAGCCGCAAGTCGTCGAATTGCGGCTGATCCGGCAGGGCGCCCAGCCATTTTGGGCTCGGCTGGAAGCAAACCGCGCGGAAAGCCCTGATGGCGCCACCGTGTGCCGCATCGCGGTCAGCGATATCACCGCACGGAAGGCCATCGAGGACCGCTTGCGCCAGGCTGCTGCCATGTTCGACAGCGCCCGCGAGGGCGTCATGGTAACGGATGCGGAAGAACGCATACTCATCGTGAATCAGGCCTTCAGCGAAATCACCGGCTATTCCGCAGCGGAAGTGCTCGGACAGACCCCGCGGCTGTTCAAGTCCGGCCGTCACGATGCCGCCTTCTTCGCCACCCGATGGGCCGAGATCGATGCAAGCGGGTATTGGCATGGCGAAGTCTGGAACCGCCGCAAGAATGGAGAAGTGTATCCGCAGTTGCTGAGTATCACGGCCGTAAAAGACGAAAACGGCCGGCTCACCCATTATGTCGGCGTCTTTTCCGACATCAGCCAACTCAAGGATGCAGCCGCCAAGCTCGACTTCCTGGCTCATCACGATCCGCTCACCGGCCTGCCCAATCGCCTGTTGCTGTTCGCCCGCCTCGAACACAGCCTGGACGCTGCCCGCCGCGAGCGAAAATCGCTGGCTCTGCTGATGCTGGATCTGGACCGCTTCAAGGACGTCAACGACAGTTTCGGCCATTTGGCCGGCGACGAATTGTTGCAAAAGGTGGCCCACCGCCTGACGAATCGGCTACGCGGCATCGACACGGTAACGCGATTGGGCGGCGACGAATTCGCCGTGTTGCTGGACGATTTATCGCATCCTCAGGATGCGGCACTGGTCGCAGCCGAGATCATCGATGCCCTCGCAGAGCCCTGGCGCTTGTCGAATAGCGTGGAAGTACGCATCGGCGCGAGTGTCGGTATCAGCCTGTTTCCCGAGCATGGAAAGACCTCGGAAGAGCTTATGCAGCAGGCGGATGCCGCGCTTTATATGGCCAAGGCCGAGGGGCGCGGCAATTTTAAATATTTCTCGGACGACCTGACTTATGCCGCCCGTCGGCGGATCAAACTGGAGTCTTTGTTGCGTCGCGCCATCGCCAACGACGAACTGCGGGTCTACTACCAGCCGCAGATAGAGATCGCGTCCGGCCGTATCGTCGGTGCCGAAGCCTTGGTGCGCTGGCATCACGCGACCGAGGGCTTGATCCCGCCAAGTCAGTTCATCCCGGTGGCGGAGGAGACCGGCCTCATCGCGATGATCGGCGGTTGGGTACTGCGCGAAGTTTGCCGCCAGGGCCTACGGTGGATCGAGGCCGGTCTACCGCCGCTGAAACTGGCCGTCAATCTGTCGTCGCACCAGTTCCGCCATGGCGACATCAGTGCGACGGTGGCGAACGTCCTGAGCGAAACCGGCTACCCCCCCGCGTGCCTGGAGTTGGAGCTGACCGAAAGCGCCCTGATGGAAAGGGAGGCAGAAGTCGTCGAGATCCTTTTGAGTTTGCGGGCCCTGGGGGTGCGTCTCGCCATCGACGACTTCGGCACCGGCTATTCCTCGCTGGCGTATCTCAAGCGCTTCCCGCTGGACGTGATCAAGATCGACAAGACCTTCATCGAGGATATTCCGAAGCAACAGGACGATAGGGAAATCGCCGCTGCCATCGTCGCCATGGGCCATATCCTGCGTTTGAAAGTGCTGGCCGAAGGAGTCGAAACGGCGGAGCAGCTCGACTTCCTGCGGACGCAAGGCTGCGACTATTATCAAGGCCATTACCACAGCGCCGCGATGTCGCCGGAAGCTTTCACGACCCTGGCCCGGAAGGAATGCTTAGGTAGCGCCGATACCGGTACGCCGCCGCCGACCGATCCATCAGTAAAGTGA
- the shc gene encoding squalene--hopene cyclase, which yields MSSLILSRSAADSADTAYSHAPSTLDSAIARAKVRLLGLQREDGYWVFELEADCTIPSEYILFMNYMDEIDEGLQAKIANFLRTRQIADGSYPLYTGGAGDISCTIKAYYALKMAGDSRHAAHMIKAREWIHPRGGAARGNVFTRILLAMFEQLPWRATPLIPVEIMLLPRWFPFHLDKISYWSRTVIVPLSILCTYRVKARNPYKIGIAELFVTPPEKEKNYFSHVKTPLGKAILALDRIGRMLEPLIPCYVRRKATVKARDWFMARLNGYDGLGGIFTAIVNSYEAMDYLGLPVDHEQRRIARAALDRLLVVKDEWAYCQPCVSPVWDTGLAVLALQEVDRRERDPRTRLALKSARRWLAGKQLKDEPGDWQHRRPNLPGGGWAFQFGNSYYPDVDDTAVVAYALDQAGNPDFAENVRRAGAWIAGMQSRNGGYGAFDADNTHHYLNHVPFADHGALIDPPTADVSGRCIMLLGKLIDRHPEYQAVIKKCINYLRSEQELDGCWFGRWGTNYIYGTWSVLTGFEAAGVAKHDPAIRKAVTWLKAKQRGDGGWGEDNFSYQNSKYRGEYGGSTAFHTAIALLGLLSAGEADSPEVAGGVNYLLKTQQADGLWTDESFNAPGFPTVFYLKYHGYDKYFPIWALARYRNEQL from the coding sequence ATGTCGAGCCTGATCCTTTCGCGTTCCGCGGCGGATTCCGCTGACACCGCTTACTCCCATGCACCGTCAACTCTGGACAGCGCGATTGCACGAGCCAAGGTGCGTCTCCTCGGCCTGCAACGGGAAGACGGTTATTGGGTATTCGAACTCGAAGCAGACTGCACCATTCCGTCCGAGTACATCCTGTTCATGAACTACATGGATGAGATCGACGAGGGGCTCCAGGCCAAGATCGCCAACTTTCTCCGCACCAGGCAGATTGCGGATGGCAGCTACCCGCTTTACACCGGCGGCGCAGGCGATATCAGTTGCACCATCAAGGCTTATTACGCCCTGAAAATGGCCGGCGACTCGCGCCACGCGGCGCATATGATCAAGGCCCGCGAGTGGATACACCCCCGGGGTGGTGCTGCCAGGGGCAATGTCTTCACGCGCATCCTGCTGGCGATGTTCGAGCAGCTTCCCTGGCGAGCGACCCCCTTGATCCCCGTGGAAATCATGTTGCTGCCCCGCTGGTTCCCGTTTCATCTGGACAAGATTTCCTACTGGTCGCGTACCGTGATAGTTCCGCTATCCATCCTTTGCACCTACCGGGTCAAGGCGCGCAACCCCTACAAAATCGGCATCGCCGAACTGTTCGTTACGCCTCCGGAGAAGGAGAAAAATTATTTCTCCCACGTCAAAACGCCGCTGGGCAAGGCCATCCTGGCACTCGATCGCATCGGCCGGATGCTGGAGCCTCTGATTCCCTGCTATGTCCGCCGGAAGGCGACCGTCAAGGCGCGCGACTGGTTCATGGCACGATTGAACGGTTACGATGGCCTGGGGGGGATATTCACGGCCATCGTGAACTCCTACGAAGCCATGGATTACTTAGGGCTCCCCGTCGACCATGAACAGCGGCGGATCGCGCGAGCGGCACTCGACCGCTTGCTGGTCGTCAAGGATGAGTGGGCCTACTGCCAGCCCTGTGTCTCTCCGGTCTGGGATACCGGCTTGGCGGTTCTGGCCTTGCAGGAGGTCGACCGCCGCGAGCGCGATCCACGCACCCGACTAGCCCTTAAATCCGCCCGGCGCTGGCTGGCCGGCAAACAATTGAAGGACGAACCGGGCGACTGGCAACACCGGCGCCCCAATCTGCCGGGCGGTGGCTGGGCCTTCCAGTTCGGCAACAGCTACTACCCCGACGTCGACGACACGGCGGTCGTGGCCTATGCCCTGGATCAGGCCGGCAACCCGGATTTTGCCGAGAACGTCCGACGCGCGGGCGCCTGGATCGCAGGCATGCAATCCCGCAACGGCGGCTATGGTGCCTTCGACGCCGACAACACCCATCACTATCTCAACCACGTTCCGTTTGCCGACCATGGTGCCCTGATCGATCCGCCGACCGCCGATGTCAGCGGTCGCTGCATCATGCTCCTGGGCAAATTGATAGACCGCCACCCGGAATATCAGGCCGTCATCAAAAAGTGCATCAACTATCTGCGCAGCGAACAGGAACTTGACGGCTGCTGGTTCGGGCGCTGGGGTACCAATTACATTTACGGAACCTGGTCCGTGCTGACGGGCTTCGAAGCTGCCGGGGTTGCGAAGCACGACCCGGCCATACGCAAGGCTGTGACTTGGCTGAAGGCCAAGCAACGCGGTGACGGCGGCTGGGGAGAAGATAACTTCAGCTATCAGAACAGCAAATACCGCGGCGAATATGGCGGCAGCACGGCATTCCATACCGCGATTGCTCTGTTGGGCTTGCTGTCGGCCGGAGAAGCAGACTCCCCTGAAGTCGCAGGCGGGGTGAATTATTTGCTTAAAACCCAGCAAGCGGACGGCCTCTGGACGGACGAGAGCTTCAACGCGCCTGGCTTTCCCACCGTTTTCTACCTGAAATATCACGGCTACGACAAATATTTTCCGATCTGGGCTCTCGCCCGCTACCGCAACGAGCAGTTATAA